CGTTATGTATTACGTACGTTGAAATCTCTCTCAAGAGAGAAAATTTATTTGTATTGTTTAAATCGTAGCTGTTTTAAGAGCTACTTCAAAGCAGTAAAACCGAACTAAATATTCGCAAACCCCGATATTTGTTAAAAGAAATAAACCCAAAATCGCTCTTTTTACTGTGTGGGTTAATAGAGATCGCTATTCGCTCTCTTAATTAAATGCTATATACTGCTCGCAATAAATTTAAATACATCTTTTAGTTTATGAAACGAGGCAGCAAAACCATACTAACCTTATTATTAGTTGGCATATTATTATTAAGTAGCTGTGGCGATCGCAATACGATCGAATCAGAAAGACCCCTGAAAATAACTTTTTGGCACGGCATCAACCCTCCAGAAAATCGCGATATTTTTCAAGAGTTAGTTACTAGTTTTAATCAGCAACATAGCGATATTGAAGTAAAAGCTTTATATGTCGGACAGCCAGATGCCCAACTACCTAAAATTTTTGCTGCTACCGTTAGTGGACAGCCACCAGATATGTTGTGGTTTGTTCCTCAAATCACTGGTAAGTTGGTACAGTTAGGTGCTTTGCTTCCTTTAGAAACTTGGCTGAATGATGCCCCAGTTAAAAACGATATCGACCCAGTAATGTTTGCTTCGATGAAGCTGAAAGAACATATTTATTCAATTCCTTTTGCTACCAACAATGCTGCTGTTTTCTATCGTCCTGGTTTATTTGCCGAAGCGGGAATTACCGAGCTACCTACAAATTGGTCGGAGTTTAAAGCTGCTGCCAAAAAACTCACTAAAGATACTAACGGCGACGGTCGCCTAGATCGCTATGGCGTTCTATTATCTTTAGGTAAGGGAGAATGGACGGTATTTGCCTGGCTGCCGTTTATTTACAGTGCGGGGGGAAATTTACTAGCTAACGGTCAGCCAGACCTAACAAATAGCGGTACGGTGGCAGCTTTGCAGTTAGGAGCAGATTTAGTAGAAGCTAAAGCAGCTGTTTTGTCTTCTCCAGAAAGAGGTTACGAACTGGATGATTTCTTGTCGGGAAGAGCGGCGATGCAGGTAACTGGTCCTTGGACTCTGTCACAGCTACAGCCAACTGAAATTGATTATGATGTTTTTCCCATACCCGTTGCTGAAACTCCAGCCGCAGTTATTGGCGGCGAAAATGTCTTTGTATTTAAAACTACTTCCGAACGAGAGCGGGCTTCTCTAAAATTTTTAGAATATATTTTAAGCGAAGAATTTCAAACCGCTTGGGCTTTAAAAACAGGTTATTTACCAATTAATTTAAAATCGCAACAGAGCGCAGAGTATCAAAATTTTGTAGCAGAAAATCCCGTGTTAGAAGTGTTTTTAAACCAAATGAAAGTAGCCAAATCGCGTCCAATTATTACGCAGTATACTCGCCTGTCAGAAAATTTGGGTAGAGCGATTGAAGCGACGCTTTTGCAACGACAAACACCAAAAACAGCTTTACAAGAATCGCAGCAGCGTTTGGAACTTATATTTGATAATTAAAAAAAGCTATAAGCCATTAGCTATAAGCTATAAGCTTATTAATTAAATTAGTAAATATAGAGCGATCGCTATGTAAAATAAAACTTTGTTTTAGACCAATTCGGCAACGCAAGACTTGAGTAAGTTATTAATGTCCCATCCTATTAATTCTTGTCAACTACCACCATTTTTACAGTCAGGAGACTTAGTTACGGTTATTGCACCTAGTGGTGCTTTAAAAGAAACTCAGGTAGCAGCATCGGGTTTGGCAATATGGCGATCGCAAGGCTATCGAATAAGATTGGGAAGCAATTATCGCTCTGGCTATGGATATCTAGCAGGAACCGATCGCGAAAGAAGACAAGTATTAGCCGCAGCCTGGAACGATCCTGAGTGCAAAGCAATTGTTTGTCTGAGGGGTGGTTATGGTAGTGCGCGGTTATTAGAAGCTTGGGACTGGCAGCAAGAAAATTCTGCTGCCAAATGGCTAATCGGTTTTTCCGACATTACCTGTTTGCTGTGGAGTCTTGCCAGGGTAGGTATTGCCAGTCTTCACGCTCCCGTACTGACTACTTTAGCGGCAGAGCCAAAATGGTCGCTCGAACGCCTTTTCGGCTGTTTGCGCGGCGAAACTCTCACTCCCTTACAAGGTCAAGGTTGGGGTGGTGGAAAAGCTAACGGAATTTTACTACCTGCAAATCTTACTGTAGCTACTCATCTGCTGCAAACGCCACTTCAGCCCTCTCTAACAGGAGCTATTTTAGCCTTTGAAGACGTTACCGAATATCCCTATCGTATCGATCGCCAACTGACTCAATGGCGGTTGATGGGAGCTTTTAAAACCGTAAAAGGAATTGCTCTGGGTAGGTTTAGCCGCTGCGATGCACCCAAAGGCAGCAAAAGTTGGAAAATAGAAGCCGTGTTGCGCGATCGCCTGGGAGATCTAGATATTCCGATCGTTTCGGACTTACCCTTCGGACACGACGGAGTCAATGCTGCTTTACTCGTCGGGCGATCGGTAGAATTAGATGGCGAAGCAGGTATTTTAAGTTGGAACTAAGATTAAATATAGGCTAGCCAGTAGAAAATATAAATTTATAAGGAGAACACATTTTGCCTCATACTATTGTCACCGAAACTTGCGAAGGAGTAGCAGATTGTGTCGATGCTTGTCCCGTAGCCTGTATTCATGAAGGACCGGGAAAAAACGCTAAAGGACATGACTGGTACTGGATTGATTTTGCCACCTGTATTGACTGCGGTATATGTTTGCAAGTATGCCCTGTAGAAGGCGCGATCGTGGGAGAAGAAAGACCAGAACTGCAACAAACTCCTGGTTAATACCTTCATTTGCGCTCGACCCAGGTAAAACTTTTTTAGACAAACACCAAGCATAAAACTTGTTGTGAGTTTCTTTAAAAGACAATGCCTGGGTTTTTTATTTTGTTGAAATTGGTATTAACCTTAAGTTCACATCTATGTCACTTAATTGTCATATTTAATTGTCAAAATAGTATGTAAAAACAAACTGGTTTCAGAAAACATACACCAAATGTCTGCTTTTAAAACAATTTTGACAACAATAGTTAGCACTGGTATTGCAGGTGCTTTAATGGCATTGCCAGTTCGAGCTAATGAAGATAATTTAATTTATAAATCTAAAGATGCAGAACTAACTTTAAGCCAAAATTATTATGACTATAGCGATCGCCCAAACAATAATGAACCAGCCAATGATTTTAATAAAACTATTGGTCTAATTGGTTTGGCAGTAGGTACTGGCTTTGTTGGTTGGCGTGTCGCACGTTCCTATAAGCCTTCTGTAGAAAACTCTATACCTGCATTAAATAACCACAACGCCTCCCTACTCGATCGCGTTAGTCCCAAACTGCGCCAGCAGCTATTAAGGTTGGTACACAATCGTCAGACGGCAGATCGTCTTTTATCTGGTACTTTACTTAGTCATCCCAACCGCTCTCCCAACTGGCTAGCCGAAAAAGTTATTTACGATCTACAGCGCGATCGCTGACAAAAATTTGATTAGACAATTTAATAGTACTATGAAGCGATCTCCTTCCTACTTTAAATGCGATTGAATTAGAGTTAACGGTAAAGCGTGTTTTTGGTTGGCTCAAAATGGGAAAATAGTTAACTTTAAAAAAGATAATCTATGGCGCGATTGTGAGCTATAAACTAGAAATAGCTTTATACTTGCTCTCTAACCCAACTGCGAAAGGCTTTCATTCTCTTGTTTCTTCCTTCGGTTCTACACTATGATAAATATTGAGGAACGACTTCAATTAGAGAGAAATTGGGAAAATTGGCACTAGATTTAGACTCAACATATTTACCATCTATTAAAAGCAAAATTTGCAGCTTATTTTTTTCATGTCTCCATAGTTCTGGTACGCCTAAAGCTTGATATATTTCTGGATGGGTACGATTGGTAACGTCTATTTCTATAGCTAAATCTGGTGGTGGATCGACAGACAAGTCTAATCTATTTTTGCCTCTAACTACAGCTTCATTTTGAATGTAAAAACAGCTATCTGGCTCAATTCCTACAGACATCAATTGATTTTTAAAAGTAGTAGAACCCAAAGGACAAAATTCAATATCTAGTTCTTCTAGCAGAATTTCTACAAAATTACTCAGATAAACTTTGTTGACTTCGTGTTCTGGTAATGGTGTCATGATTTCCATTTGTCCTCTGTCATAGGCAATTCTAGAACCGCGACTTTCCCCCAGATCTTCTAAAATAGCCTCAAATTCATCCCAGCTAATATCGTTAAGCACTACTGTTTGTCCTGGCGGAACTATAATTCTGTTAACTTCTAGTAGCATAGTTTTTCTACAAGTAATGCTCTCTGAAGATGAGGCGTAACACCAATCGGATTGTCGCTCGAAATTGCTTTTAAAGAAGAACTTTATTTACTTTATCGATCGCGATCGCGCAGTAATCACCTATATCTCATTTATAGCAAAAGGTTTGTGTTTAACGATATTGGGTAAATGGTAGACAGTAAAGTGTACATAGTAGATTTCGATCGCTAATAATTAACTTAGTAATGGCACAACTTAGTACTTTAAGCAGCATTCTCTCTCACTGGTATCGACAGCAGCTAACAGCAGCAGAGATAGAGCAATTAATTAAAACTGAATTAGCCGATAAACACAGATGTAAGGCTTTCAGAATCGATCGCGCTAACTGTCAGGAGAAACTTGAGGCGCGATCGCAATTATTTAAATTAGTTGCAACTCCAGTAGTTCAATGGTGTAAAAGCCAGGGATTTGAGCGGCAAGAAGATATTTTACTCATGCTCTGGAGATTATGGTTGCCATTAGCCATGCAGCTAGACGCAACTAGAAACAAATTAGGCAGAACCTCGATCGAAGGCATACTAGGAGGACAGGGAACGGGGAAAAGCACATTAGCCAGTATTTTAAAGCTAATTTTGAACCAATTAGGACATTCAGTAGCCATCCTGTCCATCGACGATCTTTATTTGACTTATGCCGAAAGACAACAACTACAGCAACAAGATCCTCGTTTAATCTGGCGCGGTCCTCCAGGTACTCATGATGTAAACTTGGGCTTACAGGTTATCGAGAGATGTTTATCAGCAAATACTAGCGAACCTATTTTGTTACCTCGCTTTGATAAATCGGCTTTTGAAGGGGCGGGCGATCGCACTACCCCAGAAGCCATAGAGAAGATAGATATTTTGCTGTTTGAAGGCTGGTTTGTAGGGGTACAGCCTATAGATGATAGAGTATTCGAGAATCCTCTAGAACCAATTACTACCTCTGAAGATTGTCAATTTGCTAGAGATAACAATCGAAGACTCAAAGCTTATTTACCACTGTGGGAAAAACTAGATAGCCTTATCGTACTCAATCCTGTCGATTATCGTCTCAGCCAACAGTGGCGTAAAGAAGCCGAACAAAAAATGAAACAACAGGGCAAAACAGGTATGAGTGATGCCGAAATCGATCGCTTTGTTGAATATTTTTGGCAAGCTCTGCATCCAGAACTATTTATTGCACCGCTAATTAATAACCGCAATTTAGTTAACCTGGTTATCGAGATCGAGCGCGATCGTAGCATTGGCAAGATTTATTAAAAAAGACTTTAGGCTTTAGTAAAAGTAGACAGTCTTTTAAGCAAGGGGGCGGAGAGATTTTTTTGTCCGACTGATTTTTCCCCTGTTCCTCAGCACCCTGCCCCCAAGCGAAGCGGTGCTTCTTTTAACTGCCATAAACTCTCTGTCCATCTCCTGGTAATAAAGTTAGCATTCTGGGATTAATTTTTTCTCCCGTAGTTACTTCCACATCTTCGTCCCAGACTTCAATCGATAGAACTTTGTTATTAGCGCGGTAATCGTAGTAAGTACATTTGCTAGCGGTGCGGTTTAAAGTCGTACCCGTACGAGTCATAGTAGCTTTACCAGAGCCAACTAAACTATAGATTTCATCGGCATAAGTCAACTGTTTGGGAGGTGTACCGCTAATGTCAATTTGGTTATTGGGTTCGAGCAATGCTACCTCTACGCGATCGTCTTCATCTACCGACAGCCATGCAAGCCGATCGTCTGTTTGGAGTAAATATTCCAGCCAGATATAGCCATTGTCATCATAAGTCAGCTTACCCTCTACCACCCAATCTGTGTCTAAATACTGAACGATATCGCCAATTTCTAAGTTAAAAATATTGCGTTCTAAAGCTGGTAGCTGCGGGCTAGTTTTACCTTGGGGAAGAACACCCTTTTGTTGCAGTACAAGTAATACTATAGCTCCAATAACTGCTGCGATCGCCACTAACCAAACCATAAATTTATTTCTCCTGCCGCTCAACTATTAATTATTGGATTTAAAAGTAGAAAAAATTTCTCTTTAATTTTTTAGTGCCTAGTGCCTTTTCTAATATGCAAACCAACGACGATCTGACTGATAGCGAGTAATAACTGGATCGGAAAGTCGATTGATATCTACTCGATCTAAAGTTATGTCTCCAGGTAAGTCAAATAAATGATGTAAATTTGTTGCGGTGAGAAAACGAGTAGTAACGGGCAACTGCAACCTGGTATCATCGATATTTTGTCTCGACGCTAACACAAATCCCCAAAGACCAAAGCTAGGAACGTTAGTTACGTAAGGATGGGAAATTAAACCTACTTCTGCTATGGTTGCTGCAATACAGCTAATTACTTTGGGTGCAAAAAATGGACTGGAAGCTTGTGTAACTAGTATCCCTGTATCGCTGAGGCGACTTAATAAACGACGATAAAAACCTACTGCATATAGCTTGGCGATAATTTCGCGATCGGGGTCGGGAAAATCGGCAATAATTACATCAAATTGAGTTGGTAACTTGGGTGCAATTTGAAAAGCATCGCCATAAATCACCTTAACGCGTGGATCGGCAAATGAATTTTGATTGACTTTGACTAACTGCGGATAACTGCTAGCTAACTTAACTACTTCTGGATCTAGTTCGATTAAAGTTACTTGCTCTACTTCCTGCCATTTTAAAACTTCTCGCAGTGCCATTCCATCTCCCGCACCCATAATTAATACCTTTTGGCGATCGCCGCTAGCACTCATTGCGGGATGTACTAAGGCTTCATGGTAGCGATATTCATCAAAGGTTGATAGCTGCAAGTCACCATCGAGGAATAGCCGTAAATCTTCTCCCTGACGGGTTAAAACGATACGCTGTACGGCTGACTGAATGCGACGCACTACAGGAGCTTGATAGAGATCGTTTTCTAACCTGTTGCTCAAAGAAGTAGCCAGAGGAGACAAAATTATTAGAGCGATCGCAACTATCAAACCTACATAGCCCCAGCGTCGCAATTGGCTAAATTTTTGTCCGATAAAAAACGCCATCAGTGCGGGAAAAGCACCGAGAATAAAAGCAGTGGGAAACATTCCCAACCAGGGCAACAACAATACGGGAAAAGCTAACGAGCCGAGCAAAGCACCTAAGTAATCTAAAGCTAATACGCCTGCTAGAGCTTCTCTAACTCCTGCTTCTAGTTCTAATACTCTAGTAAGTAAGGGAACTTCTAAACCTGCCAAAATTCCCAATAAAACCGTAGCTAAAAACAACCCCAACCAAAGATAGCCATCGGCAATAAAAAGAGCAAACAAACTTAGAGGTAATAATGCCGTCAGAGGTGCAATTAACAGTTCGACTTTAATAAAAGCTGCAAGTAACTGCTGCTGAGAAGCTTTTTTACTGGCAGTATCGGCAGCAATATACTGACTGAGGTAAGAACCAATACCCATCGCCGCTAAAAAACCACCAACAGCCACACCATAAGCCAAAGCCTGGTTGCCTACCAAATAGCTTGCCAGAGTACCTAAAAGCAACTCTACTGCTAACCCACAACCAGAAGAAACCGCCGCCGTTACTAACAATAATCGTCGCTGAGTTTTATTTAACTGGCGATCGCTTGCGATAGGTAATTTATTTGGCATTAGTTGTGAATTATACTGACTAGATACTTACACTAGTTTTATTGCATTTTAATAAAATTAGTGAAAACTCAAAGAATAGAGTATGCGGTAAAAAACAATGGAAGAACTCGTACAGTTAAGGCAGATGGTGCTGATGTGCAAAACGACCGAAGCGATCGCCTTAATTGACGAACTCGAAGAAATGAGCAAAAGAGCAATTATCAGAAATATTGAATCTTATTTGGTATTGTTGCTTTCTTATTTAATTAAACATCAAGCCGAGCAAAGAATGACTAACGTTCTGGCTACGACAACGTTAGCCCTGATCGCAGTCGAAGAGCTAATTCATAGATGGCATCAATTGTTAATGCAGTAGTAAAAATAAAAAAACTAAATACCAGAAATAAAAACTCTTTCGATCTTAAAGAAAATGATTGAGATGATTATTTGGAAGAAGCGATCTAATTAGCAAGTGCTGAAAATTATATTTGAGATAAAAAAAGTTTTACCGATTGTATTTAATTGCATACAGCTAAGTTTTATGTTTAAAATTTGTTTGCGCTTAATTTTATACAAAGTAGATCTGGCTTGAAATAATTAACTACGTTTAGTTTTATAAACTAAGTCAAAGTAATTGTTCTAGATAGGGTTTGGCTGTATTTACATTCTGAAACCTACGTAAGCTTTTCTACCCTTACCTACTAATTACCGATTTAACAGTTTTTTATTGTCTAATTGAAGATAGTGATTTTACAAAAACATCTCAATAAATAACTTGTAATTACAAGTGTATAAGCTTTAACATTTTTATTTTTGTATATAGATTAAATTGTTGTATAAGTAAAAATTGTTTATATAGATATTCTGACTGAGTTACGAGTAAACAAACTTATAAAGAAAACACATGAGCGAAAACTTTGACGTTATTGTCTTAGGTGCAGGAGGTATGGGAAGTGCTGCTGCTTACTATCTCTCCAAAGCCAACCAAAAAGTTCTGTTGCTAGAGCAATTTGAACTCAATCATCAGCAAGGTAGTTCTTATGGCTACTCCCGTGTTATTCGATATTCATATGACAATCCCGTATATGTCGAGCTAATGCGAGCGGCTTATCCATTATGGTTCGCTTTGCAGGAAGAGGCTAAAGAAACTCTATACGTGCGAACGGGAGGACTGGATTTTGGTCTGCCCAGTCAACCGACTTTTGCTAAATTACGCCACAGCATGGATCGAGCTAAACTCCAATACGAACATTTGACTGCTGCTGAGGCAGGCGATCGCTTTCCGCAATTTCAGTTCGAGTCTGGTATGGAGGCACTATATCAGCATGAAACTGGTTTGTTAGCAGCTTCTAAATGCGTCCTGGCGCATACTCGGTGTGCGATCGAGCGAGGAGCTATTTTCAAAGATCGTACTCCCGTAACCGAAATAAAAGTTGGCAGCGACTCGGTAGAAGTTACTACCCCTACCGAGACATACAGTGCTGGTGCGATCGTAATTACCGCAGGCAGTTGGGCAAAACAACTTCTGGAAAGACAGGGAATCGAACTACCTTTAAAAGTTATGCCCTGTCAGCTAGGCTTTTTTGAACCAGACCAGCCAGCCGAGTATGAACCAGGACGCTTTCCCGTCTTCTTTGCTCACATGAATGGAGACTATGGAGAAATGCCCTACGGTATTCCCAGTCATGATGGTTCTGGACTAAAAGTAACGACTTTCTACGGCTGGAACACAGTAAATTCTCCTGCTGAAGTAGACTATACTCCCGACCCCGATTGGATCGAGCGAATGCGGGGCTTTATCGCTAGATATATTCCTAAAGCAAACGGTTCTTTAGTGTCAACCCGTCGCTGTCTGTATACCATGACCCCCGATAAAGACTTTGTTATCGATCGCCATCGAGAATATCCCCACGTAGTCTTTGGAGCGGGTTTTTCGGGACACGGATTTAAGTTTACTACTCTAATCGGCAGTATTTTAGCAGACTTGGCACTTAAAGGCGAAACCGAACACGACATCAGCTTGTTTGAGCTAGAACGTTTTCAAACAGTAGCGGTATAGCTTAACTAAGCGCGACTGCATTTTAGTTAGTAAAAAATCATCCATATCCCCAAAACTATGAATCAGCTACAGTCTTCTGTCGGTCAGGGCAAAACTTATATTGTCGGTGCGGGAGTGGCAGGGCTTTTAGTTGCCGATGCTTTAATTGAGTTGAGTAGCTCTAGATCTCAAACCCTACCAAATATTGAAATTATCGACCAGGCATTTAGCGTTGGTGAAAAATTAACTAAAGGTAACGGGCGTAGCATGACCGTAAGTGAAGGATTGGTAGCAGCAGGAGCAACGCCAGCACAATTACGGGCTGCTTTTACTACCTCGGTTTTTGAAGGCGGAATGTTGTATCCAGGCTTTGCACCCACCGAAGCAGATCGTCAAGCGATTATTGCTTATATCAAAAGTATGGAAGCAGATGTAGAAGAACAGGCACAAATTCTTGCCCAACAGGGCATGGAAACAGATGTTAATGCTGCTGCCTTACTAGCTCGTGACGACGCACTGCTAAGATTTGGATTTGCCAACGTCGAGCTATGGCAAGTGTTTGCTCGGAAAAATCCGATAATTGCTGCCAAGTCTGGTCTGCAAATGAACGAGAAATTTAGAATTTACGAAGGCGCGACAGCAAAAAAACGAGCGATAAAGGAAGTAGAAAGCATCAATCGTATTGGCGCGGAATTTGGAGCGAGTAGTAGTGCCAGGCTAATTAGTTATCGAGAAGCGATCGCTATCGATCCCGCTCTCAAGCCATATTTTTTGTCGCGGTTGGACGAGGCTGGCAATTATCAAGGAGCGATTACCATGCAGCCTGGGGGAGTGATTCACGGCGGGCTTTTAGTAAGAGAACTAGAACAAAAGCTGCGGCAATTGGGGGTAACTTTTAGTTTAGGGCTAAAAGTCTGCGGTATTGAATTAGACTCTGACGGGCGAATTGTGGGATTGAAAGTGCTTAAAAATGGAGTAGAGACAGCAATAGGTTCGCCGAAAGATCGCTTTATATGTACTACTGGCTGCGATCGCCTGCTTTCTCAGTCGGGTATTTTCTCTGAGGAGTTGTTTCCCATTGCTGGAACTAGCATTACTATCCCCGTAGATGAAGAAGCCGTTCGTCGTGGCATTCCTTTTTCTAGAAAGTCTTGGAAACAAGATGGCGTAGGACCGTTAGTTATCAGTCCTACCTTCTCGGCAAACGATGAATTTATCGCCTTTATAGATGCTCTCGACCCTGCTACTTTCGATCCTCTAGCCCCAGAAATTAGAGAATTGGAGTTTTTTAGTGCGGAATTTAGCGAATCGTTTGTGGCTCAAACTTTTAATCCCCAGACTATCGATCCCCGTCAGCCAGACTTCGATCCCTTTTGTGTTGGTGCTAGAGCAGGTAGCTGGGAACTAAGGATTGGAGGCTTGAAGTTCTATCCAGGTCGGGAAGAAGCACTAGATCTCGACCATTCGGGAGTGCGCTGGGCGTTGCACGAACAGATTAAAAAGGCGATCGAGTTTATGCCAGAACTAATGTCTCATGTCTTGCAGCGATCGCTTCCTACAGTCGATACCGATGGCTACCAAGGCGATCGAGTTACTGCAGAAGATTTACTCAAACTTCAGCCCTGGACGGGAGCTAGACCGATGTACGACAAAGGTATGGCAGCAGTGGGAGCTTTTTGTAGTAATGGCTATGCTATAGTCGGTACGGGGTCTTGGGGAATGGCTTGCGGTCTTGGTAATGCAGCAATTATCGCTCAATTAGTTAACGAAATTCCTCAAACCGAGCTAAAAGTGGGCAATATGAAATCTCATGGGATTATTGACTATCTCCAGAGAGTTTTACCATCTCGACTTAAAAGAGCGAATGGATCTTGTCAGAGTCAGATTTTTGAAAGTGAATTGGTCTAAAATTATCCTCTGATTGGGCTGGACTAATACTAATTCACTAAAATTTTCCGAGCATAAGAGCAGGGGAGCGTAGTGCAGCTTACAAAGGTATGTTTTTAATAATTGAATGATTTACTGGTAAAACTGAAACGGAAAATCAAGGATATGTCTTCCCCTACCTCCCTAATTTTTCTACTTCCCCACCTAACTTTACAGTTAAATCTAAAAATCATACATTTGAAAGGCAGGGTGCAGGAAGATTTTTGGGCTACTAGATCCTCTTGTTCTCTGCACCCAAGCGATGCTCTCTTGCCTCGAAGCCGCTCCCAAGCAAAGCGATGCCCTACTTCCTTTATGCTTTAAAACCTAAAAATAGTTCGCAAGGTTCCGACATAAATAGTGCTATTATCTGAGTCACCGTTAGGATTAAATAAAGCATAACCGCCAGGCGTAAGCAGAATAAAGTCGTTCAAAGCGTATTGATATTCTACGTTCAAAAGATAGGGTGTATCTGGATCGTCATTTAGGGCATCTCCTCCAGAATCAACTAGACTAGGTGGCTGTCCAAAACTGACAATAAAAGTCGAGCCTTCTTTTAGTAAATCGGTGTAAGTTACGTAGGCATTCCAGTTTAAAATGTCGGCATCAGCATTGCCTTCAGTTACCGAAGCAGTAGTATAACCAAAGTAACCGCCAACTGACAGTCGTTCTATAACTCGGAAGCTGGTAGCAAAACCATAGTTATTAGAGGTGTTGGCGCGATCGTCAAAAGGATCGGTTGCCGCATCAGTTCCGACAAAGCCAGCAAGATCGTAGCCACTACCCGCACCCTGATAGGCTCTAAGATAAGCAAAAGCCATGTTTAAACGTTCATCTAATAAAGAAATATTTAGGTTGGCACCAGCCGTATAGTTACCGTTAAAAAAACCATTGCCAGACTCAGGAGAGGCGGGATTAGCTGCCCAATAACCTACTTGAAAATTCACCGAGTCGATAAATTCAAAACCCAAACCAACAGCTGCAGCACCACCGTTGGCATTATCATAAATTAAGTTATTGTAGGCACTGTAAAGACTCAGAGCATCATAAGCTATTCCCATCGTGGGAGCAACATCAAAAAAATCATCGACATCAACGCCACTAGTACCGACGAAACCCGTGATTTTATCATTAATGGGAAAATTGTAGTATAAAGCATTTATTTCAAAACTATTACCATTATCGCCTTCATAATTTAAAGCTAGAGCATTATTACCGCCAGATACGGCTGGACTGGTAACGTTCCTTGCCTGTAGGCGAACTCTCAAGAAATCTTTTCCTGTAAAGCTACTGTCAAAGTTGAGACGAACTTGACTGCTAAAAATAACTTGGTCGTCAATATCGTCACCGTTGGGCTTTTCGTCGCCAAAAGTTCCCAGAATATAGTTAACAATCTCTACATTGAGTTTAGTGGTAGTCGAAAACTGGTTATCTTCTAAAAAAGCAGTCCGACTCTCGATATTGTCGATTCTACCTCCAAGACTCGCAAGTTCTGCTTCAAACTCGGTAGTCAATCGCTGCATCGTATCTAAATCTTCTCTGGAAATAGCCTCAGAAGAAGCAATCAAACGTTCGATTTGGGTTAGACAAGAATTTAATCCTGCGGCAAATTCATAACGAGTTAGAGCTTGACTACCTTTATAGGTCTGGTCGGGAAATCCAGCAATA
This window of the Myxosarcina sp. GI1 genome carries:
- a CDS encoding ferredoxin family protein, with translation MPHTIVTETCEGVADCVDACPVACIHEGPGKNAKGHDWYWIDFATCIDCGICLQVCPVEGAIVGEERPELQQTPG
- a CDS encoding DUF4178 domain-containing protein; amino-acid sequence: MVWLVAIAAVIGAIVLLVLQQKGVLPQGKTSPQLPALERNIFNLEIGDIVQYLDTDWVVEGKLTYDDNGYIWLEYLLQTDDRLAWLSVDEDDRVEVALLEPNNQIDISGTPPKQLTYADEIYSLVGSGKATMTRTGTTLNRTASKCTYYDYRANNKVLSIEVWDEDVEVTTGEKINPRMLTLLPGDGQRVYGS
- a CDS encoding ABC transporter substrate-binding protein, which encodes MKRGSKTILTLLLVGILLLSSCGDRNTIESERPLKITFWHGINPPENRDIFQELVTSFNQQHSDIEVKALYVGQPDAQLPKIFAATVSGQPPDMLWFVPQITGKLVQLGALLPLETWLNDAPVKNDIDPVMFASMKLKEHIYSIPFATNNAAVFYRPGLFAEAGITELPTNWSEFKAAAKKLTKDTNGDGRLDRYGVLLSLGKGEWTVFAWLPFIYSAGGNLLANGQPDLTNSGTVAALQLGADLVEAKAAVLSSPERGYELDDFLSGRAAMQVTGPWTLSQLQPTEIDYDVFPIPVAETPAAVIGGENVFVFKTTSERERASLKFLEYILSEEFQTAWALKTGYLPINLKSQQSAEYQNFVAENPVLEVFLNQMKVAKSRPIITQYTRLSENLGRAIEATLLQRQTPKTALQESQQRLELIFDN
- a CDS encoding polyamine aminopropyltransferase, whose amino-acid sequence is MPNKLPIASDRQLNKTQRRLLLVTAAVSSGCGLAVELLLGTLASYLVGNQALAYGVAVGGFLAAMGIGSYLSQYIAADTASKKASQQQLLAAFIKVELLIAPLTALLPLSLFALFIADGYLWLGLFLATVLLGILAGLEVPLLTRVLELEAGVREALAGVLALDYLGALLGSLAFPVLLLPWLGMFPTAFILGAFPALMAFFIGQKFSQLRRWGYVGLIVAIALIILSPLATSLSNRLENDLYQAPVVRRIQSAVQRIVLTRQGEDLRLFLDGDLQLSTFDEYRYHEALVHPAMSASGDRQKVLIMGAGDGMALREVLKWQEVEQVTLIELDPEVVKLASSYPQLVKVNQNSFADPRVKVIYGDAFQIAPKLPTQFDVIIADFPDPDREIIAKLYAVGFYRRLLSRLSDTGILVTQASSPFFAPKVISCIAATIAEVGLISHPYVTNVPSFGLWGFVLASRQNIDDTRLQLPVTTRFLTATNLHHLFDLPGDITLDRVDINRLSDPVITRYQSDRRWFAY
- a CDS encoding LD-carboxypeptidase, with translation MSHPINSCQLPPFLQSGDLVTVIAPSGALKETQVAASGLAIWRSQGYRIRLGSNYRSGYGYLAGTDRERRQVLAAAWNDPECKAIVCLRGGYGSARLLEAWDWQQENSAAKWLIGFSDITCLLWSLARVGIASLHAPVLTTLAAEPKWSLERLFGCLRGETLTPLQGQGWGGGKANGILLPANLTVATHLLQTPLQPSLTGAILAFEDVTEYPYRIDRQLTQWRLMGAFKTVKGIALGRFSRCDAPKGSKSWKIEAVLRDRLGDLDIPIVSDLPFGHDGVNAALLVGRSVELDGEAGILSWN
- a CDS encoding glycerate kinase produces the protein MAQLSTLSSILSHWYRQQLTAAEIEQLIKTELADKHRCKAFRIDRANCQEKLEARSQLFKLVATPVVQWCKSQGFERQEDILLMLWRLWLPLAMQLDATRNKLGRTSIEGILGGQGTGKSTLASILKLILNQLGHSVAILSIDDLYLTYAERQQLQQQDPRLIWRGPPGTHDVNLGLQVIERCLSANTSEPILLPRFDKSAFEGAGDRTTPEAIEKIDILLFEGWFVGVQPIDDRVFENPLEPITTSEDCQFARDNNRRLKAYLPLWEKLDSLIVLNPVDYRLSQQWRKEAEQKMKQQGKTGMSDAEIDRFVEYFWQALHPELFIAPLINNRNLVNLVIEIERDRSIGKIY